The following proteins are encoded in a genomic region of Stutzerimonas balearica DSM 6083:
- a CDS encoding TRAP transporter substrate-binding protein: MKRLLIGTLTAALLGSTLGLGHAQAADDIRPRMIRFGYGLNEDSNQGRAAKLLAEEIAKASGGKLKVRTFGSASLGSDDQMQNALIGGAQEMMVGSTATLVGITPEMAVWDTPFLFSDPHQADQVLDGPVGRQIMNKLEEKGLVGLVYWENGFRNVTNSTRPIEKLEDFDGIKLRVMPNPVFIDTFKLMGANAVPLPFSELFTALETEAVDGQENPYNTILSSKFYEVQKFLSVTNHVYSPWIVTASKRWWDGLSQTEQGIIMAAAEKARDAEREDTRREASQALAALKEHGMQVNEVSPEQIRRMRERAQPAIQTVIDSVGQELFDQVRAEAEKAER, encoded by the coding sequence ATGAAACGACTCCTCATCGGCACCCTGACAGCCGCACTGCTCGGCAGCACGCTTGGGCTTGGCCATGCACAGGCGGCCGACGACATCCGCCCGCGGATGATCCGCTTCGGCTACGGCCTCAACGAAGACAGCAACCAGGGCAGGGCGGCCAAGCTGCTTGCCGAGGAAATAGCCAAGGCCTCGGGCGGCAAGCTGAAGGTGCGCACCTTTGGTTCGGCCAGCCTGGGCTCGGACGACCAGATGCAGAACGCGCTGATCGGTGGTGCGCAGGAAATGATGGTCGGCTCGACGGCGACGTTGGTCGGCATCACGCCGGAAATGGCGGTGTGGGACACGCCGTTTCTCTTCAGCGATCCACACCAGGCCGATCAGGTGCTGGATGGCCCGGTGGGCCGGCAGATCATGAACAAGCTCGAGGAGAAGGGCCTGGTCGGGCTGGTCTACTGGGAGAACGGCTTTCGCAACGTGACCAACAGCACCCGGCCGATCGAGAAGCTCGAGGACTTCGACGGCATCAAGCTGCGCGTGATGCCCAACCCGGTGTTCATCGACACCTTCAAGCTGATGGGCGCCAATGCAGTACCGCTGCCGTTCTCCGAGCTGTTCACTGCACTGGAAACGGAGGCGGTCGACGGCCAGGAAAACCCCTACAACACCATCCTGTCCTCCAAGTTCTATGAAGTGCAGAAGTTCCTCAGCGTGACCAATCACGTCTACAGCCCCTGGATCGTCACGGCGTCCAAGCGCTGGTGGGACGGCCTTTCGCAAACCGAACAGGGGATCATCATGGCCGCCGCCGAGAAGGCGCGTGACGCCGAGCGCGAGGACACCCGGCGCGAGGCCAGCCAGGCACTGGCGGCGCTGAAAGAGCACGGCATGCAGGTCAACGAGGTCAGCCCGGAGCAGATCCGGCGCATGCGCGAACGGGCGCAGCCGGCGATCCAGACGGTGATCGACTCCGTTGGCCAGGAGCTGTTCGACCAGGTCCGCGCCGAGGCGGAAAAGGCCGAGCGCTAG
- a CDS encoding gluconokinase, GntK/IdnK-type: protein MGVSGSGKTDTSHAVADALGLPHIEADNFHPAENVARMRAGTPLSDADRVQWLHALIGEMQRTLESGSGFVLACSALKRSYRELLRSAVPGLRFAHLAIDYDTAVQRVGARPGHFMPISLVDSQFATLESPEGEPGVLTVDASQPREVVLRQIVEWMQGAGLDELIETRADLSSRPFDSATTAPPLTNEPIYRGAVAQQFDRLTDWLMAALMAFMVIVVFSSVVLRYAFGTGWTGAEELSRLAFVWLVFVGVASSMRRGELMSFAMLRDRFPHLLRRLVDSLSWLLVAGASCLAAWGGWNQMQFGWTINSPVVGYPLGLAMLPVAASMVALAVLALLQLVNVWRRDQPSAVAAANVTAD, encoded by the coding sequence ATGGGCGTGAGCGGTTCGGGCAAGACCGATACCAGCCACGCCGTCGCCGACGCGCTCGGCCTGCCGCACATCGAGGCGGACAACTTTCACCCTGCGGAAAACGTCGCGCGCATGCGTGCCGGCACGCCGCTGTCCGACGCCGACCGCGTGCAATGGCTGCACGCCCTGATCGGCGAGATGCAGCGCACGCTCGAGAGCGGCAGTGGCTTCGTGCTGGCCTGCTCGGCGCTCAAGCGCAGTTACCGCGAACTCTTGCGCAGCGCCGTCCCGGGGCTGCGCTTCGCCCATCTGGCCATCGATTACGACACCGCGGTGCAGCGCGTCGGTGCGCGCCCGGGGCATTTCATGCCGATCTCCCTGGTCGATAGCCAGTTCGCCACGCTGGAATCACCGGAGGGCGAACCCGGCGTATTGACCGTGGATGCCAGCCAGCCCCGCGAAGTCGTCCTGCGCCAGATCGTCGAATGGATGCAGGGCGCCGGTCTGGATGAGCTGATCGAAACCCGGGCCGATCTTTCTTCGCGCCCGTTTGATAGCGCTACCACAGCGCCGCCGCTGACCAACGAGCCGATCTACCGCGGCGCGGTCGCCCAGCAGTTCGACCGCCTGACCGATTGGCTGATGGCTGCGCTGATGGCCTTCATGGTCATCGTGGTGTTTTCCAGCGTGGTGCTGCGCTACGCCTTCGGTACCGGCTGGACCGGCGCCGAGGAGCTGTCGCGGCTGGCGTTCGTCTGGCTGGTATTCGTCGGCGTCGCTTCGAGCATGCGTCGCGGCGAGCTGATGAGCTTCGCCATGTTGCGCGATCGCTTCCCGCATCTGCTGCGCCGGCTGGTCGACTCGCTGAGCTGGCTGCTGGTGGCGGGCGCGAGTTGCCTGGCGGCCTGGGGCGGCTGGAACCAGATGCAGTTCGGCTGGACCATCAACAGCCCGGTGGTCGGCTACCCGCTGGGGCTGGCGATGTTGCCGGTGGCCGCCAGCATGGTCGCGCTGGCGGTACTGGCGTTGCTGCAACTGGTGAATGTCTGGCGGCGCGACCAGCCTTCGGCGGTTGCCGCTGCGAATGTCACCGCTGACTGA
- a CDS encoding TRAP transporter large permease subunit codes for MTVVVFLSSLLGFMTLGMPIAFALLLTGSVLMWYLDFWDVQLLAQNLQAGADSFPLLAVPFFILAGELMNAGGISRRIIAMAQAYFGHKRGGLGYVAIAASVLLASMSGSALADTAALATLLLPMMRERGYPLSSSSGLVAAGGIIAPIIPPSMPFVIYGVVTGTSISQLFLAGMVPGLIMGMGLVVGWTLIARRIDEPKQEKASGAVRRRVLVDGAAALMLPVIIVGGLRGGLFTPTEAAVVAAVYALAVSTLLYRELTWAGLVEVLTRASRTTASVMFLCAAATVSAYMITLAQLPDEIAAMLGPLAQDPRLLMVAIMLLMIAVGMVLDLTPTILILGPVLAPIATKAGVDPVYFGVMFVLIGSIGLISPPVGTVLNVVGGIGRLRMETLVRGVTPFFLVYLAIVGLLIAVPSLVTVPLAWLR; via the coding sequence ATGACCGTCGTCGTCTTTCTTTCATCGCTGCTGGGCTTCATGACGCTCGGCATGCCCATCGCCTTCGCGCTGCTGCTGACCGGCTCGGTGCTGATGTGGTACCTGGACTTCTGGGATGTGCAGCTGCTCGCGCAGAACCTCCAGGCCGGCGCCGACAGCTTCCCGCTGCTGGCCGTGCCGTTCTTCATCCTCGCCGGCGAGCTGATGAACGCCGGCGGCATCTCGCGGCGCATCATCGCCATGGCCCAGGCCTATTTCGGTCACAAGCGCGGTGGCCTGGGGTATGTGGCAATTGCCGCCTCGGTGCTGTTGGCCAGCATGTCCGGCTCAGCCCTGGCCGATACCGCCGCGCTGGCCACGCTGCTGCTGCCGATGATGCGCGAGCGCGGCTATCCGCTGAGCTCGTCCTCGGGGCTGGTGGCGGCGGGCGGGATCATCGCCCCGATCATTCCGCCATCGATGCCGTTCGTGATCTATGGCGTGGTGACCGGCACCTCGATCAGCCAGCTGTTTCTCGCCGGCATGGTGCCGGGGCTGATCATGGGCATGGGCCTGGTGGTCGGCTGGACGCTGATCGCCCGGCGCATCGACGAACCGAAACAGGAAAAGGCCAGCGGCGCCGTTCGCCGCCGCGTGCTGGTCGATGGGGCGGCGGCGCTGATGTTGCCGGTGATCATCGTCGGCGGCCTGCGCGGTGGGCTGTTCACCCCTACCGAAGCCGCCGTGGTCGCCGCGGTCTACGCGCTGGCGGTCTCGACCCTGCTGTATCGCGAGCTGACCTGGGCCGGGCTGGTCGAGGTGCTCACCCGCGCCAGTCGCACCACGGCCTCGGTGATGTTTCTCTGCGCCGCGGCGACGGTGTCGGCGTACATGATCACCCTGGCACAACTGCCCGACGAGATCGCGGCGATGCTCGGCCCGCTGGCGCAGGACCCCAGGCTGCTGATGGTCGCCATCATGCTGCTGATGATCGCCGTCGGCATGGTCCTGGACCTGACTCCGACCATCCTCATCCTCGGTCCGGTGCTGGCGCCGATCGCGACCAAGGCCGGAGTCGACCCGGTGTACTTCGGCGTGATGTTCGTGCTGATCGGTTCCATCGGGCTGATCAGCCCGCCGGTAGGTACCGTGCTCAACGTAGTCGGCGGCATCGGCCGGTTGCGCATGGAAACCCTGGTGCGCGGCGTGACGCCGTTCTTTCTCGTCTACCTGGCGATCGTCGGGCTGCTCATCGCCGTGCCCTCGCTCGTCACCGTGCCCCTGGCCTGGCTGCGCTAG
- a CDS encoding peptidylprolyl isomerase — MPKAMARHILVKTEAEAAQLKKRLANGEAFDVLARKYSTCPSGKKGGDLGEVRPGQMVRSIDQVIFKKPLREVHGPVKSQFGYHLVQVFYRD; from the coding sequence ATGCCCAAAGCCATGGCCCGCCATATTCTGGTCAAGACCGAAGCCGAAGCCGCGCAACTGAAAAAGCGCCTGGCCAATGGCGAGGCGTTCGACGTGCTGGCGCGCAAGTATTCGACCTGCCCGTCCGGGAAGAAAGGCGGCGACCTCGGCGAGGTGCGCCCGGGGCAGATGGTGCGCAGCATCGATCAGGTGATCTTCAAAAAGCCGCTGCGCGAGGTGCATGGTCCGGTCAAGAGCCAGTTCGGTTACCACCTGGTGCAGGTGTTCTACCGCGACTGA
- a CDS encoding LysR family transcriptional regulator, with translation MNLNKVDLNLFIVFDAIYTEANLTRAGQIVGITQPAVSNALARLRETFNDPLFVRTAQGMVPTPMAQNIIGPVRNALQLLRVSVQESRTFSPAQANKTFRISMTDLTEAVMLPPLFQRLRRLAPGVKIESMLAKRRETTKELAAGRLDFAMDAPLNTDPQVRHVKLLEDRYICAMRRGHPLAKDKLTLEQYLSLSHIHISSRRSGLGLVDLALGKMGLQRKIALRSQHYLMATQVIEQTDMVVTVPERFARRHDLHQVDLPVDVAPLETHIYWHESTDQDPANRWMREQMIEIAQQVSAQEAQA, from the coding sequence ATGAACCTGAACAAGGTCGACCTGAACCTCTTCATCGTCTTCGATGCGATCTACACCGAAGCCAACCTGACCCGCGCCGGGCAGATCGTCGGCATCACCCAGCCGGCGGTGTCCAACGCCCTGGCCCGCCTGCGCGAAACCTTCAATGACCCCCTGTTCGTGCGCACCGCACAAGGCATGGTGCCAACGCCGATGGCGCAGAACATCATCGGCCCGGTGCGCAACGCGCTGCAGCTGTTGCGCGTCTCGGTGCAGGAAAGCCGAACGTTCAGCCCGGCGCAGGCGAACAAGACCTTTCGCATCAGCATGACCGACCTCACCGAGGCGGTCATGCTGCCACCGTTGTTCCAGCGCCTGCGCCGCCTGGCCCCGGGCGTGAAGATCGAGAGCATGCTGGCCAAGCGCCGCGAGACGACCAAGGAACTGGCCGCCGGCCGCCTGGATTTCGCCATGGACGCGCCGCTCAACACCGACCCGCAGGTGCGCCACGTCAAGCTGCTGGAAGATCGCTACATCTGCGCCATGCGCCGCGGCCACCCGCTGGCCAAGGACAAGCTGACGCTCGAGCAGTACCTGTCGCTGTCGCACATCCACATTTCCAGCCGTCGCAGCGGCCTCGGCCTGGTCGACCTGGCACTGGGCAAGATGGGCCTGCAACGCAAGATCGCCCTGCGCTCGCAGCATTACCTGATGGCGACCCAGGTGATCGAACAGACTGACATGGTGGTGACCGTGCCGGAACGCTTCGCCCGTCGGCACGATCTGCATCAGGTCGACCTGCCGGTCGACGTCGCACCGCTGGAAACCCACATCTACTGGCACGAAAGCACCGACCAGGACCCGGCCAACCGCTGGATGCGCGAGCAGATGATCGAGATCGCCCAGCAGGTCAGCGCTCAGGAAGCCCAGGCCTGA
- a CDS encoding LacI family DNA-binding transcriptional regulator → MTTRRRRSAERVTLSDVARRAGCSLMSASRALSQPERVSDALRERVDEAVKALGYVPHPAARSLASSRSNLVAVIIPSLSNAVFVDTVEAIQRVLMPAGYEMMIGVSHYRPEEDERLLRAYLAHQPAGLLITGFERSDAARAVLANYTAPMVTLMELSERPDDYCVGFSQLQAGAAMTRTLLARGYRHVAFAAAQLDPRTLQRAEGYRQAMREAGRYEPTLELLTPQLSSIGLGAELLDRLLAQHPQIDAVFFNNDDLALGALFRAHQLGLEVPGRLAIAGFNDLPAAAWMHPALSTVRTPRGEIGTLAAQMLLGLMRGQQPAERCIDVGFEVVMRDSA, encoded by the coding sequence ATGACCACACGTCGTCGCCGCTCTGCCGAGCGGGTCACCCTGTCCGATGTCGCACGCCGCGCCGGGTGCTCGTTGATGTCCGCGTCGCGCGCCTTGTCGCAACCGGAAAGGGTGTCAGACGCGCTGCGCGAGCGCGTCGACGAGGCCGTCAAGGCGCTCGGCTATGTGCCGCATCCGGCGGCGCGCAGCCTGGCCAGCTCACGCTCCAATCTGGTCGCGGTGATCATCCCTTCGCTGTCCAACGCAGTGTTCGTCGATACCGTCGAGGCCATTCAGCGAGTACTGATGCCGGCGGGCTACGAGATGATGATCGGCGTCAGCCACTATCGGCCCGAGGAGGACGAACGCCTGCTGCGCGCCTACCTGGCCCATCAGCCGGCCGGCCTGCTGATCACCGGATTCGAACGCAGCGACGCCGCCCGTGCGGTGCTGGCCAACTACACCGCGCCGATGGTCACGCTGATGGAGCTGAGCGAGCGGCCGGACGACTACTGCGTGGGCTTCTCGCAATTGCAGGCCGGCGCGGCCATGACCCGCACGCTGCTTGCGCGCGGCTACCGTCATGTCGCTTTCGCCGCGGCGCAGCTGGACCCGCGCACCCTGCAGCGCGCCGAAGGCTACCGCCAGGCCATGCGCGAGGCCGGCCGCTATGAGCCGACCCTGGAGCTACTGACGCCGCAGCTGTCCTCCATCGGCCTCGGTGCCGAGCTGCTGGATCGCCTTCTGGCGCAGCATCCGCAGATCGACGCGGTGTTCTTCAACAACGACGACCTGGCCCTCGGTGCGCTGTTTCGCGCCCATCAGCTGGGGCTCGAAGTGCCGGGGCGGTTGGCGATTGCCGGTTTCAACGATCTGCCGGCGGCGGCCTGGATGCACCCGGCGCTGAGTACCGTGCGCACGCCGCGTGGCGAGATCGGCACGCTGGCGGCGCAGATGCTGCTCGGCCTGATGCGCGGTCAGCAGCCCGCCGAGCGTTGCATCGACGTGGGCTTCGAAGTGGTCATGCGCGACAGCGCCTGA
- a CDS encoding PhoX family protein has translation MKQDFKDFHAALAALDDDSINPSHNPSLGQLADRGRRSLLKGGLGLTAIAFLGGGLAACRSATGRESLLGFEGIPPKLDPAFDGVEVAPGYNARVFFSWGDAVLADAPQWQPDASDDWQAQLKQAGDNHDGMHFFPFPDDPNGHGLLAINHEYVNPPLHPDGMQVVDGKRPLDEVRKEQAAHGVSIIEVKKDAEGRWQRVMPSAYNRRLTAMTPMAVSGPLAGHEALRTASDPSGQEILGTLNNCSSGFTPWGTYLVCEENWHNYFVNRDADDLAQRVSHKRYGIAGQGPSKLYGWETADPRFDATPDPTQPYGGHVHEPNRFGWVVEVDPFDPRSKPVKRTAFGRYCRECAVLSLGEDGRMAYYSGDDTKGEYIYKFVPDGRYVPGADQANRRLLDSGTLYVARFDADGSGRWLALVHGQNGLTAANGFADQAQVLLNARAAADRAGATPMDRPEWVAVHPRSREVYVTLTNNDERGGKQPTDKANPRPHNLHGQILRWQEAAGDPTATTFTWELFLLAGERSGARDQTGQPLPANLIGTIDGDIFSSPDGLAFDADGRLWIETDYGDDEPAMQAMGTNQLLCADPTTREVRRFLVGPRGCEITGITWSPDYRAMWINVQHPELSFPAGDGKTRPRASTVLITKNDGGVIGT, from the coding sequence ATGAAACAGGACTTCAAGGATTTCCACGCCGCGCTCGCGGCGCTCGACGACGATTCCATCAACCCCAGCCACAATCCGAGCCTTGGCCAACTGGCCGACCGTGGTCGGCGCAGCCTGCTCAAGGGTGGCCTCGGCCTGACCGCGATCGCCTTCCTCGGCGGCGGGCTCGCAGCCTGTCGCAGCGCGACCGGGCGCGAGTCGTTGCTGGGCTTCGAGGGCATCCCGCCGAAGCTCGACCCTGCCTTCGACGGGGTTGAGGTGGCCCCCGGCTATAACGCGCGGGTGTTTTTCTCCTGGGGCGATGCGGTGCTCGCCGACGCCCCGCAGTGGCAGCCCGATGCCAGCGATGACTGGCAGGCCCAGCTCAAGCAGGCCGGTGACAATCATGACGGCATGCACTTTTTCCCGTTTCCCGACGACCCCAACGGCCATGGCCTGCTGGCGATCAACCACGAATACGTCAACCCGCCGCTGCATCCCGACGGCATGCAGGTGGTTGACGGCAAACGACCGCTGGATGAGGTGCGCAAGGAGCAGGCCGCCCATGGCGTCAGCATTATCGAGGTGAAGAAGGATGCCGAGGGTCGTTGGCAGCGCGTCATGCCGTCTGCCTACAACCGGCGCCTCACGGCCATGACGCCGATGGCCGTGAGTGGGCCGCTGGCGGGCCACGAAGCGCTTAGAACCGCCTCCGATCCAAGCGGGCAAGAGATCCTGGGAACGTTGAACAACTGCTCGAGCGGCTTTACGCCGTGGGGCACCTACCTGGTTTGCGAGGAGAACTGGCACAACTACTTCGTCAATCGCGACGCCGACGATCTGGCGCAGCGCGTCTCGCACAAGCGCTATGGAATCGCCGGCCAGGGGCCGAGCAAGCTCTATGGTTGGGAAACCGCCGATCCCCGCTTCGATGCCACCCCGGACCCGACCCAGCCCTACGGCGGGCATGTACATGAACCGAACCGCTTTGGCTGGGTCGTGGAAGTCGATCCGTTCGACCCGCGCAGCAAGCCGGTCAAGCGCACCGCCTTCGGCCGCTACTGCCGCGAATGTGCAGTGCTGTCGCTTGGCGAGGATGGCCGCATGGCGTACTACTCCGGCGATGACACCAAGGGCGAGTACATCTACAAGTTCGTACCCGACGGTCGCTACGTCCCCGGCGCCGACCAGGCCAACCGCCGCCTGCTCGACAGCGGCACCCTGTACGTCGCGCGCTTCGATGCTGATGGCAGCGGCCGCTGGCTGGCGCTGGTGCACGGGCAGAACGGCCTGACCGCCGCCAATGGTTTCGCCGATCAGGCCCAGGTGCTGCTCAATGCCCGGGCCGCGGCCGACAGAGCTGGAGCGACGCCGATGGACCGCCCCGAATGGGTCGCCGTGCACCCGCGCAGCCGCGAGGTCTACGTGACCCTGACCAACAACGACGAGCGGGGCGGCAAGCAGCCGACCGACAAGGCCAACCCCCGGCCGCACAACCTGCACGGCCAGATCCTGCGCTGGCAGGAAGCTGCGGGAGACCCGACGGCGACAACCTTTACCTGGGAGCTGTTCCTGCTGGCCGGTGAACGGTCCGGCGCTCGGGACCAGACGGGCCAGCCGCTACCGGCGAACCTGATTGGCACCATCGATGGCGATATTTTCTCCTCGCCGGACGGTTTGGCATTCGACGCCGACGGGCGCCTGTGGATCGAGACGGACTACGGTGATGACGAGCCGGCCATGCAGGCGATGGGGACGAACCAGTTGCTCTGCGCCGACCCGACCACCCGCGAGGTCCGGCGCTTTCTGGTCGGCCCGCGCGGCTGCGAGATCACCGGCATCACCTGGAGCCCCGACTACCGCGCCATGTGGATCAACGTGCAGCACCCTGAACTGAGCTTCCCGGCCGGCGACGGCAAGACACGCCCACGCGCTTCGACGGTGCTCATCACCAAGAATGACGGCGGCGTGATCGGTACCTGA